A region of the Pempheris klunzingeri isolate RE-2024b chromosome 6, fPemKlu1.hap1, whole genome shotgun sequence genome:
AGAACGTAAGTTATCATAAAACTAGCTTTTAAGGCATCTATGTTGAGCTGATATTTACTTGATTTAAGATGAAGAAGATGACGGTCATGGCTGCACATGCTAGAGTCATCAGCATCAAAAACTTGAATCTGAAGATTATACCCTGCCGAAAACAGCCAGAATGTAcccatgttttactttgtatttATGGTTCAGATATGAAATTCATATGAAAGTCACACAAGTTAAACCTCATAACGCAGCCTCCTCGTCTCTGGCATTGCAGGAAGTTGCTGTATTTTCCCACCAATGTTCCTGAACACACAACGCACCATGCCACACAGGGAGAGgaagtacagacacacagaactCCCCGCGACAACAATGGAGGTCATCTGTGGTGACAGTCAAGGAAAAGGCCTGTGTGACACAGACAGCCACATTTTTACTATGTTCTCAGAAGGCAAAGGCACAGACTTTTTATAGCACAGTATAAATATCTGAAGGATACCGCCACCTTTGACCCAATTTCTGATGCCCAAATGCTGCAGAAAGGGTTGGTCAAATGAGCCCCCCTTCACAAGAAATAAGGCACATTGATATTTAAAGAAAGCTACAACCATAAAACAATAGAGCTCATCATTAGCAGTCAGATCATTACCTTTCACTCAGGTCAAATACGAGGAGAACAGACGAGCCGAACACAACCAGCCCGACCTGCCACCAGTACGCTGCGAGCCGATTCCTCCGAGTTTGGTCCTAAAAGATCGGTTGTTGAAAGAAACTAGGAGGGAAGTACGGCAAAAAGTACGGCAGAGAACATGTATGAGGTGCTTACCATGAGGTGTTCACCACAGAACATGATCCAGAAGCAGAAGAGTGTGGAGTAGAAGACACCCTGTCGGACATCTTCAAACAGCAGCATCCACGTCCACTCAAAGCCCAGAGAGAGCCACTCCACCGGCACATTCAGGAACATCATAGAGACGCCGAGAGCTAAAATCGCCCTGTACGGGGCAAAACCAATGACTGGTACATTTCTGCTGCAGGCGGAGCATTGACCTGGTTCTACCAGGCCAATTGTACACTTAAGATTGGGCATTTTTTATTTCCCCCGCTCCCCACCTGCCACCCTGATGGCCCATCAGGGTGGCCCATCTGCTCTTAAAAGCAGGACGGAAGGTTTATATGTGGTTCACTGAGTGGATGAAGAGCCTGGGTTGCACTCAGTGTTTCAACTTAAGGGCAGTGGAGCTTTACTGTACAACTTCACCATACCTTTTAAAAAGAGTGGATTCAGTCTGCAATAAAGTCTCTAAAGCATGGACAGCTGTAGGGGTTGTATGGAGGCCCAAAGTGTTcaatatcaaataaaagcaaaaagcaaaacatgaatgaaccaataaaatgtgaaatcatTTCTGACATTACTAAAACTCAAGTGCTTCACTATTTTTGCATAgcatttttgtttcaaaatgcttttttgtttttatttcataatggcATTTTTCCAGGCAACATTTGTGTTTCAAATCACTTTTCACAGTGTCAGCGACAGTGGAGGTGTCACCTGTTCCCACCCCCCCTTCACTGTTCACAAAATCCTTGCAGATGTTCCAAAATACAAGTCACattacaaattaaatgtaaCATGAAAGGAAAGTGTAGCTGGAAAAATGccaattgactttttttttttttacataaaatgtatGTCTGTGGTTAtctattaaatattaattagaAACTGTACTctgaagtacatttacttaacaTTGAACACTCTAGGCTTATATATGTTTGTTACTTTAATGCTAAAATTTAGCAATATTCCTGATGTGGCTACGCATTACTAGTGTTTAAGGCAAAGCAGCTCCTTATTGGCTCCTACTTTTCCAAAAGGACTGGAGGTCTCGCCATGAGTCTGATCCTGTGCCAGTACCAAACTGTGGCCACAATTATCCAGGGACTGAACACAGTCTTCATGCTGATCCACACTTTAGTGAAGCCTCCATTCTGCTGGATGCCCTTAGAGAAAAGGGTACgttaaatgtttgaatgtaGCACATGCAGGCTTTGGAATTTAATTCACTCAAAACTCATCATCAAAGTCAAATTCCAAGTATCAAACTCACCACTATATGGATGTCCTTTATTTCTCCAATGCCAACGTTCACTGTGTCATTCACTGGCAAGCGCAGGTTGATCAAAAAATATTTGTGGGCCACACTTCCCAGTTCCATGAATGGTATGGGGTCACAGTGATAGAAGCGGCCTTCATTTTCATATGTCTGTAAAAGCATGGACCGTTACAGGTTACTAGGTGCAGACACATTTGACTAGAATTGATAAGCATGTATTAAATGCAGGTTTACCTTAGGGACAGCAAACATGCACCTGAGCGGCCTCTGCTCCACTGAGTGAAACATTGTGGTCCACTCGGATATCAAATCATCCCTGTATGCCAGGCCAGCATCAACAGTGATGATAACATCATCTTCTACACAGACAGGGAAAAGATTTGGTTGATTAGATTAGGAACTAGAGCAGCTTGGACCCATGTTATTTAACAGACGTAGCTCTTACCAATCTGATTGATCATTTTGAATGCAACGTCAACCTGTAGAACAGCCAGCATGTACTGAAACCAGGGGCTCATCTCCTTGTTGGGAAGAGGTACGTGAACAGCAAAAACAATGTCGTTGGCATCCAGTGTTTTGGCAAGAGGCTCATCGAAACTGTTGATCTGCTGGCACCGATTTGATCCCCACGGCACGAGCCAGCTGCGCACCCTGTGGCGATTAATGCATTTGGTGGCCAAGTAGCGAATGGCACTGGTGGGACTGGGAGCTGTGGCAAAGAGCAATAATCTGTCAGATATGTAGTTTGAGTTGTGTTCTATACAGTAGACAGAGAATATAATACTTATTTAGCCACACTGCAAGAAGTCAAGTCAATGCACAAACCATATGCATTTCTAATTACGACAATTACATGGACAGGTAATGAAATCTGACTACTTACCGATGAGTGCTCCAACCATGATGGAAAGAACTTGGAAAACAAGAATAAAGAATCCCAAGAAAACCAATTTCTTAGTGCTCATGTTCTCTATGATCGCTCCTGCCATTTTTCAGTGATCATTTGGTAAAGTGA
Encoded here:
- the LOC139203238 gene encoding protein wntless homolog, yielding MAGAIIENMSTKKLVFLGFFILVFQVLSIMVGALIAPSPTSAIRYLATKCINRHRVRSWLVPWGSNRCQQINSFDEPLAKTLDANDIVFAVHVPLPNKEMSPWFQYMLAVLQVDVAFKMINQIEDDVIITVDAGLAYRDDLISEWTTMFHSVEQRPLRCMFAVPKTYENEGRFYHCDPIPFMELGSVAHKYFLINLRLPVNDTVNVGIGEIKDIHIVGIQQNGGFTKVWISMKTVFSPWIIVATVWYWHRIRLMARPPVLLEKAILALGVSMMFLNVPVEWLSLGFEWTWMLLFEDVRQGVFYSTLFCFWIMFCGEHLMDQTRRNRLAAYWWQVGLVVFGSSVLLVFDLSERGAHLTNPFCSIWASEIGSKVAMTSIVVAGSSVCLYFLSLCGMVRCVFRNIGGKIQQLPAMPETRRLRYEGIIFRFKFLMLMTLACAAMTVIFFILNQVSEGHWHWGDYTLQVHSAFLTGIYGMWNLYVFTILFLYAPSHKHNRNKSRDSQQTDMLEKPESLETQLTCGEQGPTETYRITGKVAGE